The following are from one region of the Rhodopirellula sp. P2 genome:
- a CDS encoding DUF6797 domain-containing protein produces the protein MPTLICRSMLTLFVMLTVPVFAQSPEAPSPGATASESASLGVLEQENLVAWCIVPFDAAKRTPAERAQMLGDLGIRRCAYDWRAEHVPSFEQEILEYRKHGIEFFAFWGGHPEAYRLFEKYDLHPQIWMMPPNPREGTQEEKLQQAAKQMVSAAQETQRLGCKLSLYNHGGWAGEPESLVGICRLLREQGFHHVGITYNLHHGHEHIDDWKESFELMLPYLHCLNLNGMNDSANPKILGLSKGSHEQEMIRVVAESGYEGPIGILDHRSELDAKDSLQENIEGLRWLREELKQPGSGGAKPKTPVPPASARVQSTQPATPSISGLFPGSPKYRRPPITVECRATLNSAAGYNILVSSDTKRSAKHWELFSMANSGTLTAYLPGRQPDHVRSEAVVTDGKPHTLSMIYEPARVRLFVDGKQVADQNISPIRGRGIDGGLGIGRLVQRSFHFNGLIEWVRVSRGVRPIPSSAVKQVSVEDDTLGLWELDPEREKIRFVGKSAIEVQPAAEADSHNGTPPTAALPYDPSLIQALASEAMQQGDTLRGARVFASAQTACLSCHQVGSHGGTIGPRLSAMENKRELSHLVESVLWPDREIAPEYVSWKVLTEDGQVLTGYRVQSDENSVTLRDPASGKEFVIDAEDIVDEIAGSTPMPAGLAAAMTRQQQRDLIRFLAEVSHEQRALSQELEHVLAQSQAHGPVSFPLDLEPLSPNRWQHAKHQVNRDRIYDFYTKQAEHFRNQDSLPMLLSPYPGLDGGQHGHWGNQTEETWASDRWQQTIQGSVLAGVFRGNGKTVSRGVCVQLGGPGEHSVCFNPDTLTYEAAWEGGFVSLSSVRHGFVSGLKMQGRPIPVPSSLAPDEPWRYHGFYRLGDRVMFSYRIGETEYLDSPRMEGGRLVVDRLPANEHPLRDALTGGPAQWPQTTRTQIVPGSGEPFAIDTIELPHDNPWKALLFCTGHDFLPDGSALVCTMQGDVWHVSGLQAPADQPGVATWRRFASGLHQPLGMVVANDGIYVQCRDQLTRLTDINGDGEADFYECFSNAFQTSPAGHDFICGLQRDRQGNFYTASGNQGLVRISADGSQAEVIATGFRNPDGLGMLPDGTLTVPCSEGGWTPASMICAVPSSFDGATGNSPPHYGYRGPQGNQPPSLPLVYLPRGLDNSSGGQTVVPPGVWGPLQKQLLHFSFGTGTWFTVLRDEVDGKTQGAVIPMAGDFLSGAHRGRFSPVDQHLYVSGSQGWGAYVPEEGSFQRVRFTGQTYQVPTGFHVHENGVRITFAEPVDPSIAGDPKSHFAQCWNYRYSGAYGSPEYSPMHPGVAGHDPLAIVSAHVLSDSRSVFLEIPDLQPVNQLHLRLNVNADGQCLTSGPTESGHDLIVTVHRLDTAFKEFPGYQPVEKTIAAHPLLSDLARNAIQVPNPWKDPIPNARSIELKTGTNLTYQTKTIRVRAGEPVALTLVNPDVVPHNWALVRPGALQKVGELANQLIADPQAFARHYIPETEEVLVATDVVGPGEAQTVYFRAPSKPGRYPFLCTFPGHWMVMNGEMIVE, from the coding sequence ATGCCCACCTTGATTTGTCGTTCGATGCTGACGTTGTTCGTCATGCTGACCGTTCCAGTGTTCGCGCAGTCGCCTGAGGCACCCTCGCCTGGCGCAACAGCGTCTGAAAGCGCATCACTGGGCGTTCTGGAACAAGAGAACTTGGTGGCGTGGTGCATCGTCCCCTTTGACGCAGCCAAGCGAACTCCGGCGGAGCGAGCTCAGATGCTGGGCGATCTTGGCATCCGCCGCTGTGCCTACGACTGGCGAGCCGAGCATGTGCCGAGCTTCGAACAGGAAATTCTCGAGTACCGCAAGCACGGCATCGAGTTCTTTGCATTTTGGGGCGGACATCCCGAGGCCTATCGGTTGTTTGAGAAGTACGACCTGCATCCGCAGATTTGGATGATGCCGCCCAATCCACGCGAAGGCACGCAGGAGGAAAAACTCCAACAAGCTGCCAAGCAGATGGTCTCCGCCGCTCAGGAAACTCAGCGATTGGGATGCAAGTTGTCGCTTTACAACCACGGCGGCTGGGCTGGTGAACCGGAAAGCCTGGTCGGCATCTGTCGCCTGTTGCGAGAGCAGGGATTCCATCACGTCGGGATCACGTACAACCTGCACCACGGGCACGAACACATCGACGATTGGAAAGAATCATTCGAGTTGATGTTGCCATATCTGCACTGTCTCAATCTGAACGGAATGAATGACAGTGCGAATCCAAAGATCTTGGGGCTCAGCAAAGGCAGTCACGAACAGGAAATGATTCGCGTCGTGGCGGAAAGCGGATACGAGGGACCCATCGGAATCCTCGATCATCGCTCGGAACTGGATGCCAAAGATTCTCTGCAGGAGAACATCGAAGGGCTACGTTGGCTTCGCGAGGAACTGAAGCAACCAGGCAGCGGGGGAGCGAAACCGAAGACACCGGTGCCACCCGCGTCTGCCCGCGTGCAGTCGACTCAGCCCGCGACGCCCAGCATCAGCGGGCTGTTCCCAGGCTCGCCAAAGTATCGACGCCCTCCCATCACGGTGGAATGTCGAGCGACATTGAATTCAGCGGCTGGCTACAACATCCTCGTCAGCAGCGATACCAAGCGGTCGGCCAAGCACTGGGAACTGTTCAGCATGGCCAACAGTGGAACGCTGACGGCTTATTTGCCGGGCCGGCAACCGGATCATGTGCGCAGTGAAGCGGTGGTCACCGACGGCAAGCCTCACACCTTGTCGATGATCTATGAACCTGCGCGGGTGCGTCTGTTTGTCGATGGCAAGCAGGTCGCCGATCAAAACATTTCTCCCATTCGCGGCCGAGGCATTGATGGAGGCTTGGGGATTGGACGCTTGGTGCAGCGTTCATTCCACTTCAACGGCTTGATTGAGTGGGTGCGCGTCTCCCGCGGTGTGCGACCGATCCCGTCGTCTGCGGTGAAGCAGGTTTCGGTGGAGGACGACACGCTCGGGCTGTGGGAACTGGATCCTGAGCGTGAGAAGATTCGGTTTGTTGGGAAGTCGGCGATTGAGGTCCAGCCTGCTGCGGAAGCGGATTCCCATAACGGGACTCCTCCGACGGCGGCACTTCCCTATGATCCCAGCTTGATCCAGGCGTTGGCCAGCGAAGCAATGCAGCAGGGGGATACGTTGCGGGGTGCACGCGTGTTTGCCAGCGCGCAGACCGCGTGTTTGTCGTGTCACCAGGTCGGTTCCCATGGCGGAACGATCGGCCCCCGGTTGTCCGCGATGGAAAACAAACGCGAATTGTCCCACTTGGTGGAATCCGTGCTGTGGCCGGATCGTGAGATCGCACCGGAATATGTGAGCTGGAAAGTTCTGACCGAGGATGGCCAGGTGCTCACTGGTTATCGCGTGCAGTCAGACGAAAACTCAGTGACGTTGCGTGATCCTGCCTCCGGAAAGGAATTCGTGATCGATGCAGAAGACATCGTCGACGAAATCGCGGGCAGCACACCGATGCCGGCGGGATTGGCCGCTGCGATGACACGCCAGCAGCAACGGGATTTGATTCGTTTTCTGGCCGAAGTCAGCCATGAGCAGCGAGCGCTGTCGCAGGAACTGGAGCACGTGCTGGCACAATCTCAGGCCCATGGTCCTGTCTCGTTCCCGCTGGACCTCGAACCTCTCAGCCCGAATCGCTGGCAGCATGCGAAACATCAGGTGAACCGTGACCGCATCTATGACTTCTACACCAAGCAAGCGGAGCATTTTCGGAACCAGGATTCGCTGCCGATGTTGTTGTCGCCCTACCCAGGGCTCGATGGTGGGCAGCACGGACACTGGGGCAATCAAACCGAGGAAACCTGGGCCAGTGACCGATGGCAGCAAACGATCCAGGGATCGGTGTTGGCCGGCGTGTTTCGTGGCAATGGGAAAACCGTGTCCCGCGGTGTTTGTGTGCAGTTGGGCGGCCCCGGTGAACATTCGGTTTGCTTCAACCCGGACACGTTGACGTATGAAGCAGCCTGGGAGGGTGGCTTCGTTTCATTGTCTTCGGTCCGTCACGGCTTTGTCAGCGGATTGAAAATGCAAGGCCGTCCGATCCCTGTCCCGTCGAGTCTGGCCCCCGACGAGCCTTGGCGGTATCACGGTTTTTATCGGTTGGGTGACCGCGTGATGTTCTCGTACCGCATCGGCGAGACCGAATACTTGGACTCACCGCGAATGGAAGGGGGACGCTTGGTCGTCGACCGATTGCCCGCCAACGAACATCCGCTGCGTGACGCTTTGACAGGCGGCCCAGCACAGTGGCCACAAACAACCCGGACGCAAATCGTTCCGGGTTCTGGCGAACCCTTTGCAATCGACACGATTGAGCTCCCACATGACAATCCCTGGAAGGCGTTGCTGTTCTGCACCGGGCATGATTTCCTGCCTGATGGCAGTGCTTTGGTCTGCACAATGCAGGGAGACGTGTGGCACGTCAGTGGATTGCAAGCCCCGGCGGATCAACCGGGGGTGGCCACTTGGCGACGTTTTGCATCCGGGTTGCATCAACCGTTGGGGATGGTCGTTGCCAACGATGGAATCTATGTGCAGTGTCGTGACCAGTTGACTCGTTTGACAGACATCAACGGTGACGGCGAGGCGGATTTCTACGAGTGTTTCAGCAATGCCTTTCAAACCTCGCCCGCCGGACATGATTTCATTTGTGGGTTGCAGCGTGATCGGCAAGGGAATTTCTACACCGCGTCCGGTAACCAAGGTCTCGTTCGAATTTCGGCCGACGGCAGCCAAGCGGAGGTCATTGCCACCGGATTCCGTAACCCCGACGGACTGGGGATGCTTCCCGATGGAACGTTGACGGTGCCCTGCAGCGAAGGCGGCTGGACGCCCGCTTCGATGATCTGCGCTGTCCCGAGTTCATTCGATGGGGCGACGGGCAATTCACCACCGCACTACGGGTACCGCGGTCCGCAAGGGAACCAGCCACCGTCACTGCCATTGGTGTACTTGCCCCGTGGCCTCGACAATTCCAGTGGTGGACAAACGGTGGTGCCACCGGGCGTGTGGGGGCCTCTGCAGAAACAATTGCTGCACTTCTCGTTTGGGACGGGGACGTGGTTCACCGTGTTGCGAGACGAAGTCGACGGAAAAACACAGGGGGCCGTGATTCCGATGGCGGGGGACTTTCTATCGGGAGCACACCGAGGCCGGTTTTCGCCAGTCGATCAACACTTGTATGTATCGGGTTCGCAAGGTTGGGGAGCCTACGTGCCGGAAGAGGGCAGCTTTCAACGAGTTCGTTTCACAGGGCAAACGTATCAGGTTCCCACCGGTTTTCACGTGCACGAAAACGGCGTGCGGATCACATTCGCGGAGCCTGTTGACCCCAGCATTGCCGGCGACCCGAAGAGCCACTTCGCTCAGTGTTGGAACTATCGATACAGCGGAGCGTATGGATCGCCGGAGTACTCCCCGATGCACCCTGGGGTTGCCGGACACGATCCCTTGGCGATTGTCTCGGCGCATGTCTTGTCCGATTCGCGATCGGTTTTCTTGGAGATCCCCGACCTGCAACCTGTCAATCAATTGCACCTGCGATTGAATGTCAACGCGGACGGCCAATGCTTGACCAGCGGCCCGACTGAATCAGGCCACGACCTGATCGTCACAGTTCATCGACTGGACACGGCGTTCAAAGAATTTCCTGGTTATCAGCCGGTTGAAAAGACGATCGCCGCGCATCCTCTGTTGAGTGATTTGGCGCGAAACGCCATCCAGGTGCCCAATCCGTGGAAGGATCCAATTCCGAACGCGCGTTCGATCGAATTGAAGACGGGAACGAACCTGACGTACCAAACCAAAACCATTCGCGTCCGAGCCGGCGAGCCCGTGGCGCTCACCTTGGTGAACCCGGATGTGGTGCCTCACAACTGGGCGTTGGTCCGTCCGGGGGCATTGCAAAAAGTCGGTGAACTCGCCAACCAATTGATTGCCGATCCGCAAGCCTTCGCCCGCCACTACATCCCCGAGACGGAAGAGGTCTTGGTCGCGACGGATGTGGTTGGACCTGGGGAAGCACAAACCGTTTACTTCCGTGCCCCATCGAAGCCGGGACGGTATCCCTTCCTGTGCACGTTCCCAGGCCACTGGATGGTGATGAACGGCGAGATGATTGTGGAGTGA
- a CDS encoding peroxiredoxin-like family protein codes for MQNRRSTIGLLLTLVFVAFSANAQAQGRRQAQPGKEPPHPPKVGEVAPDFQLMNQNGEVVSLKSLTAKSPVVMLVLRGWTGKQCPMCNRQVGEFLSKQSALSGAQVVLIYPGPAESLGEHAKDFQGNKSFPANYHFVLDPDYKFTNAWGLRWDAPRETAYPSTFVVGQDQKIVFGKTVVSHGDRADVATVVAKLP; via the coding sequence ATGCAAAATCGTCGTTCCACCATCGGTCTGTTGTTGACTCTCGTGTTCGTTGCCTTTTCTGCGAACGCTCAAGCTCAAGGTCGCCGGCAAGCCCAGCCTGGGAAGGAGCCACCCCATCCACCCAAGGTTGGCGAAGTCGCCCCTGACTTTCAATTGATGAATCAAAATGGCGAAGTCGTGTCGCTGAAGTCGCTGACGGCAAAGTCCCCCGTTGTGATGCTTGTCTTGCGAGGATGGACCGGCAAACAGTGCCCGATGTGCAACCGCCAGGTCGGTGAATTTTTGTCCAAACAGTCCGCTCTGTCGGGTGCACAAGTGGTGCTCATCTACCCTGGCCCTGCTGAGTCGCTGGGCGAGCACGCGAAAGATTTCCAAGGGAACAAGTCGTTTCCAGCGAACTATCACTTTGTGCTTGATCCCGACTACAAGTTCACCAACGCTTGGGGACTTCGCTGGGACGCTCCTCGCGAAACCGCCTACCCTTCGACCTTCGTGGTGGGACAAGACCAAAAGATTGTCTTCGGAAAAACGGTTGTCTCGCACGGTGACCGGGCGGATGTCGCGACCGTGGTCGCGAAACTTCCCTGA
- a CDS encoding S9 family peptidase, giving the protein MISAFDLGRRTGIRASVLTVAVLAVCSSLYSQDITRKMLQHSDYDRWKTVSGSSLSNAGSWILYTIRTGEIDGEGTLHIHHAKTGAEYVIERGTGARFTRDDRFVIYRITPPKKKVEELRKQKKPPEEMPQPVMQILELDSGELRTLTGVRSFGLPEENSDWVACLMEKASTPDELKKQSGDREVYEVTPEGLQRPAKKLKLKSREEVARQRGRIESVIKSNLAEKKDESPRSKEEPDEEKKNEKKDKPLGTDLKLIHLDTEVLRTFPLVRSFRFSKGGKRLAFVTSAETPQPGKPSKSENEADEKNSAAKEDTAKEDTAKEDSAKGEKKTHGPRDGVHLIELDSLKQKTIATGVGEYKNLAFNEQGSRLAFLSNHEDYTAKSPSWAVYQWTADSKKAQRLVTEGDAGLPSGWWIASQSSLSFSEDDRRLYFSTAPVPEAVEKQRIAEAKGEDVEEDSDEKAKVDVWHWQDPKLQPQQLLEAERERNRRYRAAYVLKTDRVVQLEDSELPSVRVDLRSPSNLAVANTNVRYQKTLSWEVPGFQDVYLVNLNSGRRELVLENVRWDAAISPQGKYIVWFDAEHSKWFAKPTQGKDAKTIEISKGIKHPLHDELDDRPTLPSSYGTAGWLENDKAFLIYDSHDIWQLDPTGKAKPICITQGEGRKNDLQFRYLRLDPKQREIDPSKAMILSAFRRDTKASGFYTLKRESKNEDTQEGALRPLIMLDENLASLRKAKDSDRVLFTRSTFRQFPDLWTSTLGFEKIERVSDANPQQDEYTWGTAELTHWKAQDGQQLDGILMKPDDFDPSKKYPMLVYFYERKSDSLHSYYQPAPSRSIICFSFYVSRGYLVFIPDIPYKTGEPGQSAANSILPGVDHLIAKGFVDEDRIGMQGHSWGGYQTAYLVTQTDRFACAESGAPVSNMTSAYGGIRWSSGMSRMFQYERTQSRIGEDLWSAREKYIANSPIFFADKINTPLLILHNDEDGAVPWYQGIELFVALRRLEKPAWMLNYNGDPHWVMGEHNRRDFAIRMQQFFDHYLKDAPEPEWMAVGVPAVDKGKRFGLDLLEPIQD; this is encoded by the coding sequence ATGATTTCTGCTTTTGATCTTGGCCGCCGTACCGGCATCCGGGCTTCGGTCCTCACTGTCGCTGTGCTGGCTGTTTGCAGCAGCCTGTATTCGCAAGACATCACGCGCAAGATGCTTCAACACAGTGACTACGACCGTTGGAAAACGGTTTCTGGGTCAAGCCTTTCCAACGCCGGCAGTTGGATCCTGTACACCATCCGAACCGGCGAGATCGATGGGGAAGGCACGTTGCACATCCATCATGCCAAGACAGGTGCAGAATACGTCATCGAACGCGGCACCGGAGCTCGCTTCACTCGAGACGACCGGTTTGTGATCTACCGCATCACGCCGCCGAAGAAGAAGGTGGAAGAACTGCGGAAGCAAAAGAAGCCACCCGAAGAGATGCCTCAGCCGGTCATGCAAATCCTCGAACTGGACTCGGGTGAGTTGAGAACACTGACGGGAGTCCGCTCGTTTGGATTGCCGGAAGAGAACAGCGACTGGGTGGCTTGCTTGATGGAAAAGGCGTCCACGCCCGACGAGCTGAAGAAACAAAGCGGCGACCGCGAAGTCTACGAAGTCACACCGGAAGGTCTGCAGCGTCCAGCCAAGAAATTGAAATTGAAAAGCCGCGAAGAGGTGGCTCGCCAACGCGGACGCATTGAGTCCGTGATCAAAAGCAACTTAGCGGAAAAGAAAGATGAGTCCCCACGTTCCAAAGAAGAACCGGACGAGGAAAAGAAGAATGAGAAAAAGGACAAACCGCTGGGGACGGACCTGAAGTTGATCCACCTCGACACAGAGGTCTTGCGGACGTTTCCCTTGGTGCGTTCTTTCCGTTTCTCAAAAGGCGGCAAACGTCTCGCATTCGTGACCTCGGCGGAAACGCCCCAACCGGGCAAGCCATCGAAATCGGAAAATGAAGCCGACGAAAAGAACTCGGCTGCGAAAGAAGACACAGCGAAAGAAGACACAGCCAAAGAGGATTCAGCCAAAGGCGAGAAGAAGACGCATGGCCCCCGCGACGGTGTGCATCTGATCGAGTTGGATTCCTTGAAACAGAAAACGATCGCCACCGGTGTCGGCGAGTACAAGAACCTGGCCTTCAACGAGCAGGGTTCACGATTGGCCTTCCTCAGCAACCACGAAGACTATACGGCGAAGTCGCCGTCTTGGGCGGTCTATCAGTGGACGGCGGATTCCAAGAAGGCCCAACGTTTGGTGACCGAAGGCGACGCAGGACTTCCTTCGGGTTGGTGGATCGCGTCGCAATCCAGCCTGAGTTTTTCCGAGGACGACCGACGGCTGTACTTCTCGACCGCTCCCGTTCCCGAAGCCGTTGAAAAGCAACGCATCGCAGAAGCAAAAGGGGAAGACGTCGAGGAGGATTCCGACGAGAAAGCCAAAGTGGATGTCTGGCACTGGCAGGATCCCAAGTTGCAACCGCAACAACTGTTGGAGGCCGAACGCGAACGCAATCGTCGCTACCGCGCGGCATACGTGCTCAAGACCGACCGCGTCGTTCAACTGGAGGACAGTGAACTCCCGTCGGTTCGTGTCGACCTGCGATCGCCTTCCAACCTCGCCGTGGCCAACACCAACGTTCGCTACCAAAAGACGCTTTCGTGGGAAGTTCCCGGGTTCCAGGACGTCTACCTGGTCAATCTCAACTCGGGGCGTCGTGAACTGGTGTTGGAAAACGTTCGATGGGATGCGGCGATTTCGCCTCAAGGGAAATACATCGTTTGGTTTGATGCCGAACACAGCAAATGGTTTGCGAAGCCGACCCAAGGCAAGGATGCCAAGACGATCGAAATCAGCAAGGGGATCAAGCACCCGCTCCACGACGAACTCGATGATCGACCCACGTTGCCGTCGTCCTACGGAACAGCAGGGTGGTTGGAGAACGACAAAGCGTTCCTGATCTACGACTCGCACGACATCTGGCAACTGGATCCAACTGGGAAGGCGAAACCGATTTGCATCACTCAGGGTGAGGGACGCAAAAACGATCTTCAGTTTCGCTACCTTCGGCTGGATCCGAAGCAGCGTGAGATCGACCCGTCCAAGGCGATGATTCTCAGTGCGTTTCGGCGTGATACCAAGGCGAGCGGGTTTTATACGCTCAAACGCGAGAGCAAGAACGAAGACACGCAGGAGGGTGCCCTGCGTCCGCTGATCATGTTGGATGAGAATCTCGCGTCGCTGCGAAAGGCCAAGGACAGTGACCGAGTCTTGTTCACCCGCAGCACGTTTCGCCAATTCCCCGATCTTTGGACCAGCACGCTCGGATTTGAAAAGATCGAGCGAGTCAGCGACGCCAACCCACAACAAGACGAATACACGTGGGGCACCGCGGAACTGACACACTGGAAAGCCCAGGATGGCCAACAGCTCGATGGGATTCTGATGAAGCCCGATGACTTTGATCCGTCCAAGAAGTACCCGATGCTGGTTTACTTCTACGAACGAAAATCAGACAGCCTGCACAGCTATTACCAACCGGCTCCGAGTCGTTCGATCATCTGTTTCAGTTTCTATGTCAGTCGCGGCTACCTCGTGTTCATTCCTGACATTCCTTACAAGACAGGTGAACCCGGACAGAGTGCCGCCAACTCGATTCTTCCCGGCGTGGATCACTTGATCGCCAAAGGTTTCGTGGACGAGGATCGAATCGGAATGCAAGGGCACAGCTGGGGCGGCTATCAAACGGCATACTTGGTCACCCAAACCGATCGTTTTGCATGTGCCGAATCAGGGGCTCCGGTCAGCAACATGACCAGTGCCTACGGCGGGATTCGCTGGAGCAGCGGGATGAGCCGAATGTTCCAGTACGAGCGGACTCAAAGCCGGATCGGCGAAGACTTGTGGTCTGCCCGCGAGAAGTACATCGCCAACTCGCCGATCTTCTTTGCCGACAAAATCAACACGCCCTTGTTGATCCTGCACAACGACGAGGACGGTGCGGTGCCCTGGTACCAGGGGATTGAGCTGTTTGTGGCACTGCGACGTCTTGAAAAGCCAGCCTGGATGCTGAACTACAACGGCGACCCGCACTGGGTGATGGGCGAACACAACCGCCGCGATTTCGCGATCCGGATGCAGCAGTTCTTTGACCACTATCTCAAGGACGCCCCGGAGCCGGAATGGATGGCCGTCGGGGTGCCCGCCGTCGACAAAGGCAAACGATTCGGCCTGGATCTACTGGAACCGATCCAAGATTGA
- the ppsA gene encoding phosphoenolpyruvate synthase translates to MSAIASAVDLVRWFDQIGIDDVPSVGGKNASLGEMYRELTPDGVQIPNGFATTAAAYRNFLQVSGLDEKISQVLADLDSGDIGNLRQRGHQVRELILSAEFPREFKDAICKAYRELSLERGEPIDVAVRSSATAEDLPDASFAGQQETYLNVRGETALLDACRRCFASLFTDRAISYRVDKGFDHHQIALSVGVQVMVRSDIGTSGVMFSLDTESGFRDAVLINAAYGLGENVVQGAVNPDEYYVFKPTLRTGSRPILKKSVGTKEIKMVYDIGGSKLTKNIPVPAKERTQFAVSDDDILTLARWACQIEDHYSEKKGHPCPMDMEWAKDGNTGQLFIVQARPETVQSQRSMLTLETYHLRGTGPVIVSGGAVGSRIGQGKVRVIADASRLAEFQEGEVLVTEKTDPDWEPIMKKAAGIVTDRGGRTCHAAIVSRELGLPAIVGTLRGTELLHDGQEVTVSCAEGDSGVVYDGLLPFDVEKTQLDERKRPRTKVMMILANPDEAFSLSFIPNDGVGLARMEFIINNHIKVHPLALLKFDQLEDSAARTEIERLTAAYSDKPQFFVDRLAEGVGMIAAAFYPKDVIVRMSDFKTNEYANLVGGRQFEPIEENPMLGFRGASRYYNERYRDAFTLECRAMKKVRDEMGLTNVKLMIPFCRTVEEGKRVQEVMAGQGLVRGDNGLEIYVMCEIPSNVIQAEAFAEIFDGFSIGSNDLTQLTLGVDRDSEIVAHIFNERDPAVLATIESAIQTAKRMGRKIGICGQGPSDYPELAEFLVEQGIDSISLNPDAVLKTTIRIGEMEDRLSN, encoded by the coding sequence ATGTCCGCTATCGCATCCGCCGTTGATCTTGTTCGTTGGTTCGACCAAATCGGGATTGACGATGTCCCGAGTGTTGGCGGCAAGAATGCTTCGTTGGGAGAGATGTATCGTGAACTGACGCCGGATGGTGTTCAGATTCCCAATGGGTTTGCAACCACGGCGGCGGCCTATCGAAACTTCCTCCAAGTTTCCGGCTTGGACGAGAAGATCTCGCAGGTTCTAGCGGATTTGGATTCTGGTGACATTGGGAACCTGCGGCAACGTGGGCATCAGGTCCGCGAGCTGATTTTGAGCGCAGAGTTTCCCCGCGAATTCAAAGACGCAATTTGCAAAGCCTATCGTGAACTCAGCTTGGAACGAGGGGAGCCGATTGATGTGGCCGTTCGTAGCAGTGCGACCGCGGAAGACCTTCCGGACGCCAGCTTCGCCGGGCAGCAGGAAACGTATTTGAATGTTCGAGGTGAGACGGCGTTGTTGGATGCCTGTCGGCGTTGCTTCGCGTCGCTGTTCACTGACCGTGCGATCTCCTATCGGGTCGACAAAGGATTCGATCATCACCAAATTGCTTTGTCGGTTGGTGTGCAGGTCATGGTCCGCTCGGACATTGGAACGTCCGGCGTGATGTTTTCGCTCGATACCGAGAGTGGGTTTCGGGATGCGGTGCTGATCAATGCAGCCTATGGACTGGGCGAAAACGTTGTCCAAGGCGCTGTCAACCCAGACGAGTATTACGTTTTCAAACCGACCCTGCGAACGGGAAGTCGGCCCATCTTGAAGAAGTCCGTTGGGACCAAGGAAATCAAGATGGTCTATGACATTGGCGGCAGCAAGCTCACCAAAAACATTCCGGTTCCCGCGAAGGAACGAACTCAATTTGCAGTCAGCGACGACGATATCCTGACGTTGGCACGCTGGGCCTGTCAGATCGAAGACCACTACAGCGAGAAGAAGGGACACCCATGTCCGATGGACATGGAATGGGCAAAGGACGGAAACACAGGCCAACTGTTCATCGTCCAGGCGCGTCCGGAAACTGTTCAGTCGCAACGTTCGATGCTGACTCTGGAAACGTACCATTTGCGTGGCACCGGACCGGTCATCGTGAGCGGTGGTGCCGTGGGATCACGTATCGGGCAGGGGAAGGTTCGAGTGATCGCGGACGCCAGTCGCTTGGCTGAGTTCCAGGAAGGCGAGGTGCTGGTGACGGAAAAGACGGACCCGGATTGGGAGCCGATCATGAAGAAGGCGGCCGGGATCGTGACCGACCGTGGTGGCCGGACATGTCATGCCGCGATCGTCAGCCGGGAACTCGGGTTGCCCGCGATTGTAGGGACTCTTCGCGGCACCGAACTGTTGCACGATGGGCAAGAAGTCACGGTGTCATGTGCCGAAGGAGACTCCGGCGTTGTTTACGACGGGCTGCTTCCCTTCGACGTGGAAAAGACTCAACTGGACGAACGCAAACGTCCCCGAACCAAGGTCATGATGATCCTGGCGAATCCCGATGAGGCATTCTCGCTCTCCTTCATTCCAAACGATGGCGTTGGTTTGGCACGAATGGAATTCATCATCAACAATCACATCAAGGTGCACCCGCTGGCACTGCTGAAATTCGATCAGCTGGAGGACTCCGCGGCTCGCACCGAAATCGAACGACTGACGGCCGCGTATTCAGATAAACCGCAGTTCTTTGTCGATCGCCTCGCCGAGGGAGTGGGAATGATTGCTGCCGCGTTCTACCCCAAAGACGTGATCGTTCGAATGAGCGATTTCAAGACGAACGAATACGCCAATCTTGTCGGTGGACGCCAGTTTGAGCCGATTGAAGAAAACCCAATGCTTGGGTTCCGCGGCGCGTCCCGTTACTACAACGAACGCTATCGTGACGCGTTCACCCTGGAGTGTCGGGCCATGAAGAAGGTTCGCGACGAAATGGGGCTGACGAACGTCAAGCTGATGATTCCGTTTTGCCGCACCGTCGAAGAAGGCAAACGCGTTCAGGAAGTGATGGCCGGGCAAGGCCTGGTGCGTGGGGACAACGGATTGGAGATCTACGTGATGTGTGAGATCCCCAGCAACGTGATTCAGGCCGAGGCGTTTGCCGAAATCTTTGATGGCTTCTCCATCGGTTCCAATGATTTGACTCAGTTGACGTTGGGGGTCGATCGCGATTCCGAAATCGTGGCCCACATCTTCAATGAACGGGACCCTGCGGTGTTGGCGACCATTGAATCAGCGATCCAGACCGCCAAGCGGATGGGACGCAAGATTGGCATCTGTGGGCAAGGTCCCAGTGACTACCCCGAGTTGGCTGAGTTCTTGGTCGAACAAGGCATCGACAGCATCTCTCTGAACCCCGATGCCGTGTTGAAAACGACAATCAGGATCGGAGAAATGGAAGACCGACTTTCGAACTAA